CTACAAACACCACCAATCGTATCGGCTTTTTCAAATACAGTAACCGGCATCCCTTCACGAGCAAGTAAGAATCCGGCAGATATTCCCGCTGGTCCACCACCGACTACAGCTGTTTTAGGTGCATTTTCTTTAAGCATTGGTTTTTCCATTCCAGCCATTAATTCATCGTATGCGTGTTCTGCTGCCTCTAATTTTGCTTCACGAATTTTGATTGAGCCTTCATAAAACTGACGGGTACACTTTGTCATACATGGATGAGCACAAATTGTTCCAGTAATAAATGGTAATGGATTTTTATCTACAATTACTTTTAAAGCCTCTAAATAGTTTCCTTCGCTCACAAAACGAAGATAAGCTGGAATATCCTGATTGATTGGGCAACCACCGTCACTACGACAAGGAGCTGTGTAACAATTGGTCAAGGGAACCGTCGTACGTAGTTTAGGGCTCTCTGGCAGTTTGATTGATTTTTTATAACGTGCTTGCGTTTTTGCTTTTTCAACAATGCTTGCTACTTTTTCTAAGTTTACTTGAACTTGGGTTGGATACGGCGATTCTCCCAATAAATTAGCGACTTGGTTCATCCGTTGATAGCCACCTGGTTTCAAGAGTGTCGTGGCCATCGTGATCGGCCAAATTCCAGCATCAAAAATGTCTTTGATATTGAAAATATCCGCGCCTCCAGAATAAGAAATCTGCAGCTTTCCGTCAAAAGCATCTGATAATTTTTTAGCTAAAGAAATACTTAATGGGAATAATGAGCGTCCTGACATATACATTTCATCCCCAGGTAGTTCCTCTTCAGCAATACCAACAGGAAATGTGTTGGTGATCTTTACGCCAAAATTTAACCCTTTATTGTCCGCCAAAGCTTGAAGACGTTTCAACATCGGCACTGCGTCTTCAAATTGTAAATCTTCGACAAAATGATGATCGTCAAAGACCATGTAGTCAAATCCTAGTTCATCCATAGTTTGACGTGTATATTCATAGCCTAACATCGTTGGATTACACTTAATAAATGAATTCAAGCCTTTTTCTTTTAATAAGTAGGTCGTGATCCGTTCAATTTCATCTGATGGACAACCATGCAGTGTAGAAAGCGTGATTGAACGGCAAAGTTTGGGACTGATTGCTTCAATATACTCTTTATCAATTTTTTTAAATTGTGGTAAATATTTATAAGCTGCTTCAAGACATTCTTGCCAAATCGGTGTCTTTTCAGCATTTTGCATATCTGTAATATACTTATCCACTTTCGGTGACTGAATTCCCGCCAAATCATAGCCCACACTCATATTGAAAATAAAGCCGTCTGGATCGCCTAAGTCAAGCTCTTTACTAAGCAATTTTAAAACAAACCAACCTTTGACATATTCATCATACGCCTGTGGAACCCGCAACTCGGTTGACCATTCTACGTTATAGCATTCATCTGCAGCTGTAATACACGGCTTACTAACTGGCAAGTCTTCTCCATCAATCACTTGAACCGTTTTCACTTCAAAAAATCGTGAACCAGTTAAATAAGAAGCAATAATATTCTGCGATAATTGCGTATGCGGTCCTGCAGCTGGCCCGCAAGGTGTTTCCATTTTTTCACCAAACAAAGGCAATGTTTTACTTGGATCGGCTTTATAAAACTTTCTTATACCAAAAATAGTTGCTTCGTTTTTGTATTCATTTAAAATCCAGTTCAATAACCCATCAATCGAAATCGGGTGCATGATGTCACTCATGTTTGTCACTCCTTTTTTATTTTTCTAAGCTAGCGTTGACTAGCGATTAATTCTGCTCCAAAGCGATTGTGCTTGTATCTGCGCATCATGCCAAAGCTTTTCTTCATCAATCCCTTGCACTTCCCGATTTCTCATCCGAATTTCGCCATTGATGATCGTATCTGTAACTACTCCGCCATTCATGCCAAATAAAATATGAGCATTGTAATTATCTTTCGTCATAGGTGTCGGTCCTTTATAATCCAACACAATCACATCTGCTGCTGCCTCTACTTCTAAAGCACCTAATTTCTTTTCAAAATAGCGATTGGCCATTTGCGGATTATTATTGAACAACATTTGTGGTATTTCTGCCCAGGCAGCATTGGGATCTGCTAGATGATGTTTATGGATAAGGTTGCCAACTTTGTATGATTCTGTCACATCATTGGTATAACCATCTGTTCCAAGTCCCATTAAAATACCATACTCATTGAGCATGCGCATTGCTGGCGGACATCCCACTGCATTTCCCATATTTGATTCTGGGTTTGTGACAACCATTGTCTCGGTATCACGTAAGAGCTCCATTTCATGAGGATTAATATGAATACAATGACCTGCCATCGTTTGTTTACCTAAAATACCTAGATCATACAAACGATTTACAATGGGCTTGCCATATTTAGCTAGTGAATCATACACATCAGCAATGTCTTCTGCGATGTGGATATGATACCCCACACCTTCTGGAGTATAGGCTGCACAATGTTCTAACGATTTATCAGATAAAGTGAAGGCCGCATGCATCCCCATCATCGCCTTTTGCATGTCATCTGTACGTGCAGCACTTGCTTTAATAAAATCAGCATTTTCTTTTACAGCTATTTTCATTTTTTCTTCGCCATCTCGATCTGATACTTCATAACATAAACAAGTACGCACACCTAATTCATCCGCGGCATTTGAAAGTTGTGTCAAACTCCCTTCAATTGCGCCATAACTAGCATGATGATCGAATACCGTCGTTACACCGTTTTTGATACTATCCAAGTAAGCAACTTTAGCACTATGATAAGAATCTTCTAAATTCAATGTTCTATCGATACGCCACCATTGCCCTTCCAAAATATCCATAAAATTTTTAGGATGGTAACCATTGATACTTAATCCTCTAGCAAAAGTACTGTAAATATGATTGTGCATATTGATAAAACCAGGCATGATCACTCCGCCTTTAGCATCGATAAATTCAGCTTCCGGAAACTCTTTTCGTAAATCTGTGGTTGTTCCGACTGCTTTTATTTTCTGTCCCTCGATTGCTACACAGCCATTATCAAAGAATGTCCCTTCCTTATCTCTTGTAATTAACCGTCCATTTCCTATTAATAACATCATTGCCCTCCTATAGTTTCATTTTATTTATTGCTAAAATAGAAATCGCTTACAAAAAAGATAGTTCAAACATTCACGAATCAATCGGTATTTGGATAGCATTTTTTGCTCTTTCAGATAACCAAAAAAGCGCTTGCAACCATACTCGTAATGAACTATTTCCCTTATCTCGAATAAATTATACCACTTAACCTAAAAAAAAACAATGCTACCTAAAAATTATTTTTTAGTTCAATATGCCCATTGTCTTGTATTATGATTTACCGCATGATATCATTACACACGGAGATCGTTATATAGCAGATTTTTTTATTCAATACGCTATTGCCTCTCAATTTTCTTCCCAAAATTTAATTAGGCATACATAAAGAAGTACCTAATCAATATTTGATATACCTTCCTATAGAAAGGAGTGAAACTATGCTCTCAGATGAAAAACTAAACTTTCTGACCCAAGTTGCAAAAGCTCTTGCTGGTCAATTCGGTGATAATTGTGAAATCGTTATTCATAAGATTAACGAAAACAATGTAAACAACACGATCGTCTCTATCGAAAATGGCCATGTTTCTTCTCGCCAACTTGGTGATGGACCTTCTCAAGTGGTTTTGGAAGCATTAAAAAAAGACCCTGCTGATTTAATTGACCATGTCAATTATTTAACAAGAACACATGATGGTCGAATTTTAAAATCAAGTACTGTTTATTTCAAAGATAAATCAGGTAGCTTAGATGGTATTTTTGCGATCAATTATGATATTACGGCACTAATAGCTGCTGAATCGACGCTAAAATCACTAATTGCCATTGATGAACAAGAAGATGATAAAGAACCTGACTACATTCCTCAAGACATCAATGAACTATTAGATGACTTGATTGAAGAGTCCGTTAAATTAGTCGGAAAACCGGTTCCTTTGATGACAAAAGATGATAAAATCAAATGCATCCAGTTTTTAAACAGCAAAGGCGCATTTCTTGTGACAAAATCGGGCGATAAGGTTGCTGGATTTTTCAATATTTCTAAATATACGTTGTACAGCTATATTGATGCCAAGTAAAACATTCTCTTATAGTAGGCAGTTGTGTTCTTTTAGAATACAGCTGCCTCATTTTTATTCTTCCTAATATAGTAAGAAAGAGTAAAAGGAATTAATTTTTTTTTTTAATTGTGGTATTATAGATTGAGTTTATTTTTGAATGTAACAACGATAGTTGATATAAATTGGAGGGCACTTTATGGGAATCAGAAGTCACGTAGCGATAGCCGCTGGAAAAACTTCTCAATGGATATTACAAACTTTCTTCAAAGGCGGCAGTAGCTATCCTGGAAAATTAGCGTTAAAAATCGATCCAAAAATTTTGGATACCTTAGCTAAAGATTATGAAATTGTCGTTGTCACTGGTACAAATGGAAAAACGTTGACAACAGCTCTAACAGTGAATATTTTAAGACAAGAATTTGATCATGTACTGACCAACCCAACTGGCGCAAATATGGAACAAGGAATTGTTTCAACTTTCTTATCTGCTAAAAATAAAGGTGCAAAGCAGAAATTCGCCGTTTTAGAAATCGATGAGGCCAGTTTAAGTCGTGTCACAAAATATATTGAACCAAAATTATTTTTATTTACTAATATTTTCCGGGATCAAATGGATCGTTACGGTGAAATTTATACCACCTATAAACTGATCGTAGACGGTGCTGCCGCAGCGCCTAATGCACCGATTCTTTGCAATGGTGACTCCCCGATCTTCAACTCAGTTGAAACGGTCAACCCAAGAAAATACTATGGTTTTAATCACAAAGCGGATGAAGAGCAAATGGCTCATTACAATACAGACGGTTTACTTTGTCCAAAATGTCACCATATTTTACATTATAAAATGATCACTTATGCTAATTTGGGGAAATATTACTGCCCAAACTGCGGTTTCCATCGTCCTGAACTAGATGTTCAATTAACTGAGATGGTCGCAATGGACAATACCTCTGCTGATTTCGTGATTGATGGAGCACAATACAGTATTGCCGTTGGCGGGATGTATAATGTATACAACGCTTTAGCTGCCACCTCAGTTGCTGAACATTACGGCGTTTCTCCTGAAAAGATCAGAGCTGGACTAAACTATGATGAAAAAGTCTTTGGTCGCCAAGAAACAATCAATATCGAGGGCAAATTATGTACCTTAATTCTAGTCAAAAATCCTGTTGGCTTAAATCAGGTCATTGATATGATGGCTCTTGCACCTTACTCTTTCTCACTTGTCTCTTTATTAAATGCGAACTATGCAGATGGAATCGATGTTAGCTGGATCTGGGATGGGGATCATGAGGCATTTGCCCAAATGAATATTCCAGAAGTCATCGCAGGTGGTGACCGTCATCAGGACATGGCTTTACGTTTGAAAGTGGCAGGAATTTCTGAAAACAAATTAAAAGAAATCCCTAATCTAGATGATGTAATTACAGCAATCAAAGAATTACCGACAGAACATGTTTATATTTTAGCTACGTATACAGCTGTTTTACAATTACGTAAATCACTCGCTGCACAAGGTTATATCAAGAGTTAACCTTTCGAAAAAAGATAAATCAGGAATGAGGTAAAGAACAATGCCTAAAGAATTAGTTGTATGTCATTTATATGGAAATTTACTGAACACCTATGGCGACAATGGTAATTTACTGATGTTAAAATACCTTGCCGAAAAAATGAATGTGACTTTCCGTTCTGAAATCATCAGTATTTACGAACCATTTGACCCTAATAAATATGATCTAGTGTTTGTTGGCGGAGGTCAAGATTTTGAACAGCTGATTATTTCAGACGATATCCAAACGAAAAAAGAAACCTTAACTGAATACATTGAAAATGACGGTGTTATGCTCGCTATATGTGGCGGCTATCAATTATTAGGTCATTATTATATGGGCGCTAAAGGCGAAAAAATCCACGGCATCGGTGCTTTGGATCACTATACATTAAGTCAAGATAATAACCGCTATATCGGCGATATCGTGATTCACAATGAAGAATTTAACGAGACTTATTATGGCTTTGAAAATCATAATGGCCGAACATTTTTAGGTAAAGGAGAACGTCCTTTAGGCAATGTCGTAAAAGGAAAAGGTAATAATAACGAAGACGGCTCTGAAGGCGTGATCTACAAAAATGTCTTTGGTTCTTACTTCCACGGACCGATTCTTGCTCGTAATGAAAATCTAGCGCTTCGGTTAATCAAAACGGCTTTAGAGAAAAAATATGATGAACCTTTCAATGTACCTCAAGAAATGCAGACGGTTGAATAAACAAAAAAGTGTTAGGAAAATTTCCTAACACTTTTTTTCTTGAATTTTTTATGCATCAATTCCTGGTTCAGAAGCAATAATCGTCAGATCACCTTCAACACGCCATTTCACAATATCATTCGGTAAAATAAAGCTTGTTCCTTTTGCCAGTTCATAGCTTTCAGTCTTGATTGTCTCTGCGTCCTCAATAATCAAATGACCAACACCTTCGATAACAGTTGCTAATGTATACGGTGCATTTTTCTTCACATTCAATACACCTTTAACTTGCCATTCATAGACATTGAAAAATGGTGTTTTCAAATACGTAATAATGCTTGATTGTCCTTGGTTTTGTTGTTGGATCGATAATTGTGCATCTTTTGCCGGAACTGTCGTTACATCCACTGATTGTTGAATATGCAGTTCTCTAGCATTTCCTTGATCGTCTTTTCTATCATAGTCATACACACGATACGT
The Enterococcus silesiacus DNA segment above includes these coding regions:
- a CDS encoding selenate reductase subunit K — protein: MSDIMHPISIDGLLNWILNEYKNEATIFGIRKFYKADPSKTLPLFGEKMETPCGPAAGPHTQLSQNIIASYLTGSRFFEVKTVQVIDGEDLPVSKPCITAADECYNVEWSTELRVPQAYDEYVKGWFVLKLLSKELDLGDPDGFIFNMSVGYDLAGIQSPKVDKYITDMQNAEKTPIWQECLEAAYKYLPQFKKIDKEYIEAISPKLCRSITLSTLHGCPSDEIERITTYLLKEKGLNSFIKCNPTMLGYEYTRQTMDELGFDYMVFDDHHFVEDLQFEDAVPMLKRLQALADNKGLNFGVKITNTFPVGIAEEELPGDEMYMSGRSLFPLSISLAKKLSDAFDGKLQISYSGGADIFNIKDIFDAGIWPITMATTLLKPGGYQRMNQVANLLGESPYPTQVQVNLEKVASIVEKAKTQARYKKSIKLPESPKLRTTVPLTNCYTAPCRSDGGCPINQDIPAYLRFVSEGNYLEALKVIVDKNPLPFITGTICAHPCMTKCTRQFYEGSIKIREAKLEAAEHAYDELMAGMEKPMLKENAPKTAVVGGGPAGISAGFLLAREGMPVTVFEKADTIGGVCSQIVPEFRISMKSVQNDVEMAKFMGAEFRTGQAAPSIEALREQGYTNIIYAIGAWKHGKLSLETGETLNSLEFLKVNRENPQINPYGEQIVVVGGGNTAMDCARAATTLPGVKKVSVVYRRDKRNMPADEEELYFALEDGVEFLELLAPIKLDDGLLTCEKMRLGERDHSGRRRPVATGEFTEVPADTVIAAVGEKVDTDFYQTIGITTDQYGKVVSNQETLETNLKDVYVIGDANLGPATIVEAIADATKAAGNICQIHNDHYERTNLNQNVASVRNKRGVLETNEALCGQASNCLECSTICESCMDVCPNRANIVVNVKGQPQPQIVHVDRMCNECGNCETFCPYASAPYKDKFTLFNTEADFENSTNSGFYVIDPREKTCLVRLWGNTSMIRLDAQGLDIPADIIDLMDTMIKDYEYCMQM
- a CDS encoding adenosylcobyric acid synthase, yielding MPKELVVCHLYGNLLNTYGDNGNLLMLKYLAEKMNVTFRSEIISIYEPFDPNKYDLVFVGGGQDFEQLIISDDIQTKKETLTEYIENDGVMLAICGGYQLLGHYYMGAKGEKIHGIGALDHYTLSQDNNRYIGDIVIHNEEFNETYYGFENHNGRTFLGKGERPLGNVVKGKGNNNEDGSEGVIYKNVFGSYFHGPILARNENLALRLIKTALEKKYDEPFNVPQEMQTVE
- a CDS encoding UDP-N-acetylmuramyl peptide synthase produces the protein MGIRSHVAIAAGKTSQWILQTFFKGGSSYPGKLALKIDPKILDTLAKDYEIVVVTGTNGKTLTTALTVNILRQEFDHVLTNPTGANMEQGIVSTFLSAKNKGAKQKFAVLEIDEASLSRVTKYIEPKLFLFTNIFRDQMDRYGEIYTTYKLIVDGAAAAPNAPILCNGDSPIFNSVETVNPRKYYGFNHKADEEQMAHYNTDGLLCPKCHHILHYKMITYANLGKYYCPNCGFHRPELDVQLTEMVAMDNTSADFVIDGAQYSIAVGGMYNVYNALAATSVAEHYGVSPEKIRAGLNYDEKVFGRQETINIEGKLCTLILVKNPVGLNQVIDMMALAPYSFSLVSLLNANYADGIDVSWIWDGDHEAFAQMNIPEVIAGGDRHQDMALRLKVAGISENKLKEIPNLDDVITAIKELPTEHVYILATYTAVLQLRKSLAAQGYIKS
- a CDS encoding chlorohydrolase → MLLIGNGRLITRDKEGTFFDNGCVAIEGQKIKAVGTTTDLRKEFPEAEFIDAKGGVIMPGFINMHNHIYSTFARGLSINGYHPKNFMDILEGQWWRIDRTLNLEDSYHSAKVAYLDSIKNGVTTVFDHHASYGAIEGSLTQLSNAADELGVRTCLCYEVSDRDGEEKMKIAVKENADFIKASAARTDDMQKAMMGMHAAFTLSDKSLEHCAAYTPEGVGYHIHIAEDIADVYDSLAKYGKPIVNRLYDLGILGKQTMAGHCIHINPHEMELLRDTETMVVTNPESNMGNAVGCPPAMRMLNEYGILMGLGTDGYTNDVTESYKVGNLIHKHHLADPNAAWAEIPQMLFNNNPQMANRYFEKKLGALEVEAAADVIVLDYKGPTPMTKDNYNAHILFGMNGGVVTDTIINGEIRMRNREVQGIDEEKLWHDAQIQAQSLWSRINR